A region of the Thermincola ferriacetica genome:
CCCCACTCAGGTGCTTAAGGAATTGGAGGAATTTGGCCTTATCTTCAGTTACGGCGATGAAGCCGTGATAGAAGGGAAAAGTTATTATGTCCTCCATACCAGGATAGATCAGGAAAAATACAAAAATAAACTTATAGAAACGGTTGACCAGATGAAATTACCTGCCGGGGATAAAGGAATAGTAATAGACGAAGCCAAAATGAAAGAAGAATTAAAAAATACCTACCGTAATATGAAGTTTGATGTTTCATACAAGATATTTATAGATAAGCAAACCTTTTACATAACGAGGATGGAAGTCGGCAGCTATACGAAAATGAAAATGGCTGGATTCTCCGGTACCAAAGGGGAAATTGTCACGTATTTAGACTTGGTCATGAACCTGACAGACTTTGGCCAAGAAGTTACCATGCCACAGGTAAACTAGCACAGACAGTTTTTCTAGCCGGACCAATGAACGGGTTTTCGTAATAAAAACCCGTTTCTTTTTAAAAAATAAACATTGATGAAACAAGTCAAGGAGGGAGCAAGGCTTTGAAAATATTCATTGACACAGCTAACGTGGAAGAAATCCGAAAAGCCAACCGTTTAGGGGTTATAAGCGGTGTCACCACAAACCCTTCGCTGATAGCAAAAGAAGGGCGGAATTTTCAGGAAGTGGTGGAGGAAATATGCTCAGTTGTGGACGGGCCAATCAGCGCAGAAGTCATCAGCCTGGAAGCTGAAGGTATGGTCAAAGAAGCAGAAGAACTGGCCAAAATTCATCCTAATATAGTTGTAAAAATCCCTATGACTTCCGAAGGGTTAACCGCCACCAAAATTCTCAAAGGTAAAGGAATAAAAACGAACGTGACTTTGGTTTTCTCGGCCAACCAGGCATTGTTGGCGGCCATTGCCGGGGCGACATATGTCAGCCCCTTCGTTGGCAGGCTGGATGATGTGGGTCAGAACGGCATGGATTTGATCAGGGATATCGTGGATATTTTTGATATTTATGGATTTAATACGGAAATTATTGCTGCCAGCATCCGACACCCCATGCATGTTACCGAAGCAGCCAAAGCCGGGGCCCATATAGCGACGGTTCCTTTTAAGGTAATTATGCAGATGACAAAGCATCCCCTGACGGACATAGGGATTGAAAAATTCCTTGCTGACTGGGAGACGGTGAAAAATAAATAAGTTGATGCAGGAACATAAACTTATTAGTAGAATGAATATAGTATAACACATCAACAAATTAATGCTATACTTTTTTGGGGGGGAGTACCTTGGAAAGAGAATTGGCGCTGGAATTTGCTAGAATTACAGAAGCAGCGGCTCTTGCTGCGGCCAGATGGATGGGCAGAGGGGATAAGGAAGCCGCTGATGAGGCTGCGGTAACCGCTATGCGGGCAGTTTTTGATACCGTTTGCATTGATGGGACAGTGGTGATCGGAGAGGGAGAGATGGATGAGGCTCCTATGTTATATATAGGGGAAAAAGTGGGCAATGGAACCGCCCCCTCTGTTGATATTGCCGTTGACCCTGTAGAAGGGACTAATAACGTAGCCAAGGGACTACCCAACAGCATTGCCGTTGTGGCGGCCGCAGAAAAGGGCGGTCTCCTGCATGCGCCTGATATGTATATGGATAAAATAGCCGTTGGCCCCAAGGCAAAAGGTAAAATTAACCTCGACGCACCCGTTAAGGAAAACCTTAAAGCTGTGGCTGATGCATTAGGAAAGTCCATTGAGGATTTAACGGTGGTAATTCTAAACAGGCCGCGCCACGATAAGCTTATTCGAGAAGTGCGTGAAGCCGGTGCCCGTATTCAGTTAATTCAGGATGGCGATGTGGCTCCTGCTGTTGCGGCAGGTATGGCCGGTACCGGGGTTGATATTTTGATGGGTATTGGGGGGGCTCCGGAAGGTGTAGTAGCAGCTGCGGCCCTGAAATGCCTGGGCGGGGAAATGCAGGGGCGACTTTGGCCCGAAGATGATGAAGATGTTGAAAGGGCCAAGAAATTGGGAATTAATGATATCAATAAATTGCTGACCATGGATGATTTAGTTAAATCTGATGATGTGATATTTGCCGCTACCGGAATTACTGACGGAGATCTGTTAAAAGGTGTAAGGTTTTTTGCTCACGGCGGACGAACCCATACAGTAGTTATGCGTTCTGTAACGGGTACCGTAAGATTTATTGATGCTATCCACAGACTCGATTTGAAACCTTTTGTTTTCCGCAGGTAATATGCAGGTAATATACAGATGATATACAAACCGGCAATGGTTTTCGGCCCTGCAGCCATCATTTGAAAGGATGGCTGCAGGTTTTTTTTTTCAAAAATCCGTTCTTTCTTGACTGACTATTTTTAAAAGTGTTATAATCATTGAGTAACAGCCTTCTCTTAACTGTTAAAGCAGAATAGAAGGAGTTAGGGGGAGGTCTGCTTGGTTCGCTAATAGGTATTTTGTATTTTGTTCCTACCTTCCGTTTGGCAATTCTTTTCGCCGCTTTTACAGCAGGTCTCATTTCTTCCGGTATTTCCGAAGATATTTTTGGCGAGGCAATTTTCTCCCTGTAGCATTTGTATTTTGAATGGACAACCAAGTTGTTTTTTGCTTAATTGTTGATAAAAAGATACAGACTAACTTTGTGAAAACCCTTGACCTTATGATTATGGACCGGGAGGAAATATCCGTTGAATATAAAGAGGTACTTGAGATATCATTACCTGAAAATGATTAGGTTAAAAGATGCTCCGGCCAGGGTTGCTCAGGGTTTCGCCCTTGGGTTGGCAATGGATTTTGTGGTTCCCATACCACTGGTGAGTATATTTATAGCCTTTGTGGCAGCCAAATTCCTTAGAATGAACAGCCTGGCAGCCGTTATGTCGGCTACAGCATTTAAACCGCTGTTTGCCGGAATTGTCACGTTGAACATATTGATGTCTAAGAAACTGATTGCTCTTCTCCCCAGTCTTAAAGCTGTTTCGATTACTGCGCCACAAGGAAATTCTTTGTTGCACAGGATTTTTGGGGAGATAATCAGTTATGGTTTCCCGTACTTACTGGCCGGTTCTGTCAACGGCATGATTATTGGTCTAATTTCTTACCTTTCCGTATATTATTTTTTACAAGGAAGACAAAGGCGTAAGGCTAAAATTCATTAAATATTGTATAATTTTTACCTCTTGGGGCAATGATACAGGTATTACCAACTATTGGGAGGTATTCTATGAACGAAGCTATGTTGGAAGCTATGACAATGGTCGAACTTTATAAAATCGCAAAAGAACTGGAAATCACCGGATATTACAAACTTAGGAAAAAAGAACTCATTTTCGAAATAATGAAACACAAGACAAAAAACGATGAAGTTCTAACTGCGCAAGGAGTTCTGGAAATTTTGCCGGACGGCTACGGTTTTCTTCGTCCCTTTGGTTATTTGCCCAGCCAGGATGATATCTATGTATCCCCATCACAGATCAGGCGATTTGATTTAATGACAGGTGATTTAATCAGCGGACAGGTGCGGCCGCCGAAGGATAATGAAAGGTATTTTGCCCTCCTCAGGGTGGAAACGGTAAACGGTTTTGATGCGGAGGCAGCAGGCGACAGAGTGCATTTTGATGCTTTAACCCCAATTTATCCTACGGAAAGAATTACTCTGGAAACCAGTCCCGATTTGTTATCTACCCGCCTTATAGACCTTATTGCTCCCCTGGGCAAGGGGCAGCGGGGGCTGATCGTATCACCGCCGAAAGCCGGTAAAACCGTTTTGTTAAAGCAAATTGCCAATAGCATTAC
Encoded here:
- the fsa gene encoding fructose-6-phosphate aldolase; the protein is MKIFIDTANVEEIRKANRLGVISGVTTNPSLIAKEGRNFQEVVEEICSVVDGPISAEVISLEAEGMVKEAEELAKIHPNIVVKIPMTSEGLTATKILKGKGIKTNVTLVFSANQALLAAIAGATYVSPFVGRLDDVGQNGMDLIRDIVDIFDIYGFNTEIIAASIRHPMHVTEAAKAGAHIATVPFKVIMQMTKHPLTDIGIEKFLADWETVKNK
- the glpX gene encoding class II fructose-bisphosphatase → MERELALEFARITEAAALAAARWMGRGDKEAADEAAVTAMRAVFDTVCIDGTVVIGEGEMDEAPMLYIGEKVGNGTAPSVDIAVDPVEGTNNVAKGLPNSIAVVAAAEKGGLLHAPDMYMDKIAVGPKAKGKINLDAPVKENLKAVADALGKSIEDLTVVILNRPRHDKLIREVREAGARIQLIQDGDVAPAVAAGMAGTGVDILMGIGGAPEGVVAAAALKCLGGEMQGRLWPEDDEDVERAKKLGINDINKLLTMDDLVKSDDVIFAATGITDGDLLKGVRFFAHGGRTHTVVMRSVTGTVRFIDAIHRLDLKPFVFRR
- a CDS encoding DUF2062 domain-containing protein, whose translation is MNIKRYLRYHYLKMIRLKDAPARVAQGFALGLAMDFVVPIPLVSIFIAFVAAKFLRMNSLAAVMSATAFKPLFAGIVTLNILMSKKLIALLPSLKAVSITAPQGNSLLHRIFGEIISYGFPYLLAGSVNGMIIGLISYLSVYYFLQGRQRRKAKIH